The genomic DNA CAACATCTTCGCCCCCAAATGTATTGCCTAACCAAACTCGGTGAGCCCTGTCTCCCGTGAAAACAAGGGCACGGATCAACTCACCAGCCCGCATTTCGTTTTCCCGTTGAGTCGCCGAAATTGGGGTGAACTTGGCAGTCGGAACGAACCAGCTAGAATGCTGGAAAAAGTCGTCCATTTCTTCGAGTTTCCGACCCTGGATCACGTGTTTAACATATATGCTGGCAGTGCATTTATCGGCATTACTCACCTTGGTTTCGGGGAAGAGAGCCCAGAAAGTGAGGGCGTTGGTGTAGCCGCAGATAGCAAACACCAAATAGTATTTCCAGCCGATGTTACTGAATGCATGGGGCGTAACTTGTGCAATCATAAAGTTTGCAATCCATGCAGCCATAGATGTGATTGCTGTCCCACGAGCGCGTGTGGCTACAAACAGTCTGCTGAGTCAGTATGCTTATGGCTCGGTGGAAACTTGACATACCGGAGCCGAAAATCTCGACAGGATATGCCCACTGATAATAGCCATGCATAAACAGACTGTTTCGGGGGTGTTGTTAAGGAGGTACTTACGCTAATAGGACCGATGGCCGAAGAAAACGCAAAGTTGAAAAGCCAGGTCATGACAACAAAGGCATAATGTGCGCTCTTATTTCCGCTCGGATTATTTGGGTCAGCCGGGTAAATGCTGTGCGATGCATCGGAAAGTGATGAGCATATATCCAAACAAACCAATTAGAATCATACATACGCGATGATAGCCGTTCCGATCACAAACGTCGAAGAAGAGAACGCGCTGCGATGGAGACGAGATTTGTCAAACAAGTACATTGATATGATGCCGAGAACCTACTTGGCGATAATTAGGGGCCACCGACGACCGAGTCTGTCAACCTGCGAAGAGCTTCAGAGCGGGGTTGCTGGTCAAACATGACGAAATTACCAGTAGAACACAGGCTGCCTCCCCAAATAATGCGATGATAGAGTTAATGCTCTGGAACAGTAAGGTTTGTCCTGCATCAAATCCAACCTGCAAACTCGCTCAGTATGTGTGTGTTTTTGTCATTGCTGAAATCATTTCACCTCTTCGAAGATCTGAATGGTGGGTCAGCGAAGCGACCAGCGGGAATATCGGTAACCACTTACAGCAGGTGCGTAATACTGGATAGCTGAAACACCAGTCATCTGGACACTGAACTGAAGGATAACACCCAAGAGAAGGCGTCGGCGGTTACTAGGTTCGAAGAACAGCAGGCTCCAACTGTTGTTAAAATAATATTAGTTTGAGCAGAGGGTCTATAGCTTTGATCGACATACGCATTCCTGCTCTCTTCCCTTTCCTTCTCGATGCTAGCCTCGATATCCGCCAGTTCTAAGGTTGATTAGTCAGTCGAGCATGTAAAACAGGACCTGGGGCATGCACACCTGTTTGCACGAAAATGTCAGAGGTATTTCCATTGGCGTGAAGTCGTGCGAGGGTCTTCAATGCATCATCGTGGCGGCCTTTCATAGCCAACCAACGAGGGCTCTCCGGGAAAGCATGGATGAGCAATGCCAAAGGTACAGCAGGGAAGAGCTGCAAACCCAAAGGTAGCCTCTGCCCTACAGATTTAGCTAGGAGATCTAATGATGGCCAATAGTCCAAAATACGTACCCATTGGGCCTGAGTTCCCTGTAGGCGGTTATAGCACCCATATCCAATAAACGAGGCAATGAATGCGCCGATTCCGAGGAAAAATTGTTGAAGCGTGGTCTGGGGGAGGCATTTAGTCTGGCATTGACAAGGTTTGTAATTTGAACATACCAAACGCCCACGAATAGAGCTATGAGCAATTTCGGATTGGAACAGAGGAGCCAAGTGAGCTGCGACACAATTAGTTTAAGGAATTCAGGGATTTGTATTCTTTGAGAATCTCACCAAGTTGTCCCACACCCCATCCAGCTGAATTTGATCGGTTAGGCTGGGTTTGCGTACATGCTTAACGCTAACTTACCCAAGAATCGACCAGCCATCATCATGCCTAGGTTCACTGCGGCGGTTTGTAGCTAGAACGTGCATGAGTGCTCAATCAAAGTTTATGATTCGAGTGCACTCACACAACCACCAATGATGAATATGATGCAACCAACTTGATTCAGAGAATTAGACTTGGGCGACAATATTTAGA from Rhizoctonia solani chromosome 16, complete sequence includes the following:
- a CDS encoding Sugar (and other) transporter; this encodes MALSPKVYTWLCGCFAALGSILFGYDLGIIASVLPSETFLDVVGHPSDNEIGLITSLFLLGAFFGSAPSGVIADSIGRRKAIVVGCIIFIIGGCLQTAAVNLGMMMAGRFLAGWGVGQLAHLAPLFQSEIAHSSIRGRLTTLQQFFLGIGAFIASFIGYGCYNRLQGTQAQWRLPLGLQLFPAVPLALLIHAFPESPRWLAMKGRHDDALKTLARLHANGNTSDIFVQTELADIEASIEKEREESRNAWSLLFFEPSNRRRLLLGVILQFSVQMTGVSAIQYYAPAIFEEVGFDAGQTLLFQSINSIIALFGEAACVLLVDRLGRRWPLIIANAFSSSTFVIGTAIIAIYPADPNNPSGNKSAHYAFVVMTWLFNFAFSSAIGPISWAYPVEIFGSATRARGTAITSMAAWIANFMIAQVTPHAFSNIGWKYYLVFAICGYTNALTFWALFPETKGRKLEEMDDFFQHSSWFVPTAKFTPISATQRENEMRAGNTFGGEDVVDSDSKERIDRTGGFLYHELSMTVDYVTMPFSPNNTHSGSIMESKDRRAMHSDRQHALHANDRRKSKSVRAPKSHGGSRPGSHIAQTDDSDDYVDYTTCVHDILNSYDWEPETGANVNNNHRSPRNTQISLAEIIQIKPGRKKKVPEGDFEMVPRPGKVLVLDEENDEWENISMGVLRDESNVAQLGFPPLSYAAALSRR